One Brevibacterium spongiae DNA segment encodes these proteins:
- a CDS encoding EAL domain-containing protein, giving the protein MVEAVPEDDLALEDLVRSGGIETYFAPVVDALTFHRVGHQILQAPVGDPELGRAESDSLRSAMRASSMIGDIDASLRDTALRTAEGTGLPKSNRLFLHAEAESFATLEDRTGEPDRSVILQLDANRVANSPASVLRSVRSARSLGWGVGMSSVGADLRSASFVPLVNPSVVGLHPDVLRIDSDSHLAELNRLLHAHIERTGAVILADGVESEDDLDRVRALGARFMSGPYFGEATQEPHPFSEPNEDALVSHYSRNLPALGTPYSISQGLRREPLVMNREMLIAQIAALEERALASGTATITLGVFGEDETFSEPTRDRYEKIRDTVGLTAMFSGGFDGPPIPGVRTGLVDASDPMRNEHGVVVVGPDWSGMVAASKRNDPGSDGQTEYDVYITTDRYTCVDAARSVLTRVAPLNGAAAAQRA; this is encoded by the coding sequence GTGGTCGAGGCTGTACCCGAAGACGACCTGGCGCTCGAGGATCTCGTTCGCTCGGGTGGGATCGAAACGTATTTCGCACCGGTCGTCGATGCCCTCACCTTCCATCGGGTCGGTCATCAGATTCTCCAAGCGCCCGTCGGTGATCCGGAGCTGGGTCGTGCCGAGTCGGACAGCTTGAGATCGGCGATGCGTGCTTCGTCGATGATCGGTGACATCGATGCCTCACTGCGCGATACCGCACTGCGGACTGCCGAGGGCACAGGTCTGCCGAAGTCGAATCGACTGTTCCTCCACGCCGAGGCCGAGTCCTTCGCCACTCTCGAGGACCGCACCGGCGAGCCGGACCGCTCCGTGATCCTCCAGCTCGACGCCAATCGCGTCGCGAACTCTCCCGCCTCGGTGCTGCGCTCGGTGCGCTCAGCCCGGTCTCTCGGCTGGGGAGTGGGCATGTCGTCGGTCGGTGCCGATCTGCGCAGTGCGTCTTTCGTACCCCTCGTCAACCCCTCGGTCGTCGGCCTGCATCCGGACGTGCTGCGCATCGACTCCGACTCCCATCTGGCTGAGCTCAACCGCCTCCTCCATGCTCATATCGAACGCACCGGTGCGGTCATCCTCGCCGATGGAGTCGAGTCCGAAGACGACCTCGACCGGGTGCGTGCACTCGGTGCCCGTTTCATGTCCGGTCCCTACTTCGGTGAGGCGACACAGGAGCCGCATCCGTTCTCGGAGCCGAACGAGGACGCGCTGGTCTCGCACTATTCGCGCAACCTTCCCGCACTGGGAACTCCCTACTCGATCTCTCAGGGTCTGCGACGTGAACCGCTGGTGATGAACCGTGAAATGCTCATCGCCCAGATCGCCGCGCTCGAAGAACGTGCTCTGGCGTCGGGCACAGCGACGATCACTCTGGGGGTCTTCGGCGAGGACGAGACGTTCTCCGAACCGACGCGTGACCGCTATGAGAAGATCCGCGACACCGTCGGCCTGACCGCGATGTTCTCCGGCGGGTTCGACGGACCGCCCATCCCGGGTGTGCGCACAGGACTCGTCGACGCGTCGGACCCGATGCGCAATGAGCACGGCGTCGTCGTGGTCGGACCCGACTGGTCGGGCATGGTCGCTGCGTCGAAACGGAACGACCCCGGCAGCGACGGGCAGACCGAATACGACGTCTACATCACCACCGACCGGTACACCTGCGTCGACGCCGCCCGCAGCGTCCTCACTCGGGTTGCTCCGCTCAACGGCGCTGCGGCAGCGCAGCGAGCCTGA